In the Topomyia yanbarensis strain Yona2022 chromosome 3, ASM3024719v1, whole genome shotgun sequence genome, one interval contains:
- the LOC131691185 gene encoding cationic amino acid transporter 2-like — protein MDKFFKTLSRKKPNNDDGSHSKLARVLTLLDLTGLGVGSTLGLGAYVLAGSVAYEQAGPGVVVSFVIAALAAAIAGLCYAEFASRVPKAGSAYIYTYITIGEFAAFTIGWNLMLEYIIGTASVARGLSGYIDALIDYRMANTLRSVMEIRVSFLGSYPDIFSFLVVLTITALLAYGVKESTVLNNIFTAVNLIVIVVVLISVGTKADVANWNIKREDIPPEINAGTGGFLPYGIAGVMAGAAKCFYGYVGFDCIATTGEEARDPSKNIPLAIVFSLFIIFLSYFGVATVLTMALPYYLQDPVAPFPNLFDWLGWQEIKWIVSIGAIFSLCTNSLGAMFPLPRVLYAMSSDGILFKRLRKVNPNTKTPVFATIISGLVAGTMALLFDLHQLIDMMSIGTLLAYTIVAVSVTVLRYDKNTSFQPAMLEQDKKLIVKQLFNLNIAKTPNSLSSTIVKISLLLYAVAICGVCGLLVHAQNYLSSQYPLVLVILTILVMSMLILYLVIACQPTEEAKLTFKVPFVPFVPMLSMFVNIYLMFQLDAATWISFSLWLLVGFVIYFSYGIRHSVLGTRGQTLSESQLENPFAVVGIEKV, from the exons ATGGACAAATTCTTCAAAACTTTGAGTCGCAAAAAACCGAACAACGACGACGGCAGCCACTCGAAGTTGGCTCGTGTTCTAACGCTACTGGATCTAACCGGTCTCGGTGTCGGTAGTACCCTTGGCCTGGGAGCATACGTTCTGGCCGGTTCGGTAGCCTACGAGCAAGCCGGTCCTGGAGTTGTGGTGTCGTTTGTCATAGCAGCACTGGCAGCTGCAATCGCTGGACTGTGCTATGCGGAGTTTGCTTCTCGCGTTCCGAAAGCCGGATCAGCGTACATCTACACCTACATTACGATCGGAGAGTTTGCCGCTTTCACCATTGGCTGGAATCTGATGCTGGAGTATATTATTG GAACCGCAAGCGTAGCCCGTGGACTCAGTGGTTACATAGATGCGTTAATCGATTATCGAATGGCGAATACGTTGCGAAGTGTGATGGAGATTCGTGTGAGCTTCCTAGGAAGTTATCCGGATATATTTTCATTCTTGGTTGTGCTGACCATAACTGCGTTACTAGCGTACGGAGTTAAGGAATCGACcgtgttgaataatatttttacggCAGTTAACTTGATAGTGATCGTAGTTGTGTTGATCTCGGTAGGAACTAAAGCGGATGTGGCGAACTGGAACATCAAACGAGAGGATATACCTCCAGAAATAAACGCAGGAACGGGAGGATTTTTACCCTACGGGATAGCTGGAGTAATGGCAGGTGCTGCCAAATGCTTTTACGGGTACGTTGGTTTCGACTGTATTGCTACTACCGGTGAAGAGGCTCGGGATCCTTCGAAGAACATCCCTCTTGCAATTGTGTTCTCATTATTCATTATCTTCTTGTCATACTTTGGAGTAGCTACAGTACTTACTATGGCGTTGCCATACTATCTGCAAGATCCGGTGGCACCCTTCCCGAATCTCTTCGATTGGCTCGGATGGCAGGAGATAAAGTGGATCGTATCGATAGGAGCCATCTTTTCGCTGTGTACCAACTCACTAGGAGCTATGTTTCCACTACCTCGTGTTCTGTACGCCATGTCATCTGATGGGATACTTTTCAAAAGATTACGCAAGGTTAACCCGAACACGAAGACCCCCGTGTTTGCAACGATCATTTCCGGTCTGGTTGCGGGAACGATGGCACTACTGTTCGATCTACATCAATTGATCGATATGATGTCTATCGGAACTCTGCTGGCCTACACGATTGTCGCCGTAAGTGTCACGGTTTTGCGGTATGACAAAAACACCAGCTTCCAGCCTGCAATGTTGGAACAAGACAAGAAACTCATCGTGAAGCAGCTGTTTAATCTGAATATTGCCAAAACTCCCAACTCACTATCATCGACAATAGTAAAGATAAGCCTTCTTCTATACG CTGTCGCCATTTGCGGAGTCTGTGGTCTGTTGGTCCATGCCCAAAACTACCTTTCCTCACAGTATCCCCTTGTTTTAGTGATTCTAACGATACTTGTCATGTCAATGCTGATCCTCTATCTCGTGATCGCCTGTCAACCGACAGAGGAAGCCAAGTTAACCTTCAAGGTGCCGTTTGTTCCCTTCGTGCCAATGTTAAGTATGTTCGTCAACATCTACTTGATGTTTCAACTGGATGCAGCCACCTGGATCAGCTTCTCTTTGTGGCTAttggtaggatttgtcatttacTTTAGCTACGGAATTCGGCACTCCGTACTCGGCACGCGAGGACAGACACTTTCCGAAAGCCAACTGGAAAATCCCTTCGCCGTGGTCGGTATCGAAAAAGTGTAG